GAGAGCTGATCCAGCATCGCGTAGTCCTCGGCCAGCACCATCGGCGCGTGGAACGGCAGCACCGCGACCGCGACTCCGAGTCCGATGCGGCTGGTCTGCCGTGCGGCGGCGGCGAGCAGCACCGCAGGCGCAGGCACGATGCCGTACTCGTGAAAGTGATGCTCGGCCACGAAGTAGTTGGCGAAGCCGAGCTCCTCGGCGTAGGAGATCTCGTCCAGGAGCTGGTCGTAGAAGGCTGCGATGCTGCGGTCACGAGCCGGATAGTGGTCGGTGACCGAGAAGATGCTCAGCTTCATTGCTGGGAGTCCTTTCCCGGGATCGGGCGGACCGCTCGTACTGCGGGCCCGCGACGGCAACCTGCGATGATCACGCGGAGTCGTCCCGACGGATCGGCCACGGCGGCCGAGAATCGGTGGCGGCCAGCTCCGCGAGCACCTGACGCTCCACGCCATCGCGATGTCGTTTGGCGGCGTCGAACTCGTAACCGGGTCCTCGGAACCGCATCTGCGGCTGCCGCTGGTCCACCACCGCGTCCAGCATCAGGCGGACGACGGAGGCGGGAAACGGCGCGGAGGGCAGCTCGGCGGCGAGGAACTCGGCTCTGCCGCTCACCGCGAGGACCAGGTCGTCGGCCAGGATCTGCATCGCGAACCTCGGGTCGTCCCGCAGATTTCGACAATGTCGGCTGCGGTCGTCCAGAGCCGCGACGAGGGTGTGGCTGTCGAGCAGGACGAACCAGGAGATCAGTGCGCTGTGTGGTCTGCCGGTGTCGTCGGTCGTCGCAAGGACGGCGACGGGCCTGCCGTCGACCATCGCCGAGGCGTGTTCGTTCTCCAGACACCCCGCTACCCGCGCCACTCGAACCTCCGTTCATATAGTGCGGAGAGTACGCACTATATGAACCAACATTGCTACTGGGTGGTGTTGGTGTCAAGACGGCTCCCGGACTCGCCGGGGCCGGATTCCGGCCGCCCGGAATCCAGGGCTGCGCGGCGGATCAGCCGCCAGGAGACCACGGCCGCCGTCACCATGATCACCGCTCCGATGACGCTGGTGAGTCGCATGCCGTCCACGAAGGCCCCGGCCGCCGCCTGGGCCAGCGCGACGCCTGCGGGCCCGGCGAGTTCGGCGGCCAGGCCCATGGCGGTGCCCAGGGTCTCGGCGGCCGAGGACAGCTGTTCGGCATCGACGCCGGGTACCTCGGTGAGTCCGTTCCGGTAGACCGCGGCAAGCACGCTGCCGAGCACGGCGATGCCCAGCGCCGCGCCCAGTTCGTACGCCGTCTCCGAGACCGCCGAGGCCGCGCCTGCCCGCCGTGCGGGCACCGAGGCCAGGATCGCGTCGTTGGTGAGCAGCTCCGCGACACCGACCCCGAGGCCGATCAGACCGAAGGCGACCGTGGCGACGACCAGTCCCGTGTCGACGGACACGCCTGCGAGCAGCAGGGTGCCCAGACCGGACACGGCGAGCGCCACCCCGAGCAGCGAGGCCATCGCGAAGCGCCGCACCAGTCGAGTGGCCAGCAGCGAGCCGACCACCGCCGCGGTGAGGCCGGGCAGGAGCAGCAGGCCCGCGTGCATCGGCCGCAGACCGAGGACGAGCTGGAGGTACTGCGTCAGGAGGAACAGACAGCCGACCAGGACGAAGACCGAGAGCAGGTTCGTCAGCACGGCGATGGAGAACGTGCGGTCGGTGAAGAGCGAGACGTCCAGCATCGGCGTGTCGAGCCGTCGCTGCCTGCGCACGAAGACGATCGCGAAACCGATGCCCAGCACGAAGGCGAACGTGGCGATGGGCGAGATCCCGGACTCGACCGACTTCTTGAGCCCGTAGACGGCGGGCAGCAGCGCGAGCAGGGAGTAGAGCGCACTGAGCGGGTCGAACCGGCCGGGTGCGGGGTCGCGGGACTCGGGAATCAGCCAGGGACCGATCGCGAGCAGCACGGCCATCGTCGGCAGGTTCAGCAGGAACACCGAACCCCACCAGAAGTGCTCCAGCAGCCAGCCGCCCAGGATCGGCCCGAGCGCCGCCCCACCGGAGAAGGCTGCCGACCACACCGCGATGGCGACCCGGCGCCGCCGCCGGTCGACGAAGATGTTGCGGATCAGCGAGAGGGTCGCGGGCATGAGGGTGGCCCCGGCGAAACCCATCGCCGCCCGTGCGGCGATGAGCACCTCCGCGCTCTGGGCATAGGCCGCCGCCAGTGAGGCGAGGCCGAACCCGGCCGAGCCGATCAGCAGCAGGCGGCGCCTGCCGAGCCGATCGCCGAGCACGCCCATCGTGACCAGCAGTCCGGCCAGCACGAACGAGTAGACGTCCACGATCCAGAGCAGCTGCGATGCGCTGGGACGCAGGTCCTCGCTCAGCGTGGGGACCGCAAAGCCGAGCACCGTGTTGTCGATCGAGACCAGCAGGACCGGGAGGGTCAGCACGGCGAGCGCGGCCCAGGCCCGGCCGCCGGGCAGGCCCGCCGGACTCGCAGGCGAGGCGGATGAGCTACTCATGCCGACAACTGTACCGTCCGGACGGTACACAGGTCCGCGTCCTCTACAGTTCACCCGGTGAGCAGCCGAACCCGCGACCGGATACTCGACGCGTTGCAGGACCTTCTCCTGAATCACGGCCTGTCCGCGGTGACCCTGGACGCGGTGGCCGCCGCCGCCGAGGTCTCCAAGGGCGGGCTGCTCTATCACTTTCACTCGAAGAACGATCTGCTGACCGGACTCGTCCACCGGCTCGCCGACGAGGGAACGGCGGAGTTGACGCAGGCCAGAGCGATGGACGGCCTAGACGCCGTCCGTTTCTTCCTGGAGACCTCGGTGCCCGTCGATCAGCAGGAGGCGAGCCTCTACTGGTCGGTGATCGCAAACCTGCGCAGCTCGGAGATCGGCAGGGAGGCCGCCGAGATCCTCCGCGCGGTGTTCGGGAACTGGGCCGACCTCCTCGTCGAGCGGATCGGCGACCCGGTGATCGCCGAGACGATCCGACTGGTCGGCGACGGCCTGTACCTGAGCGCCCTGGTGGGGCTGCCCGAGCCCGATCCGCAGATCCTGCGGCGCGTCTTCGAGCGACTGCTCCACGATGCCGAGACCGCCGCCGAGGCCGCGTCCGACAACGACTGAACACCGGGCATCACGAAAACGGACCCCTCATCAGGGTGGTCATGCACAATGCCGAGGTGGTCACCAGGAGAGCGTCAACGAGAACGAACAGGACACCTCTGGCAGCGGCAGGCCTGCTCGTCGTCGGCGTGCTCGCGCTGGCGGGCTGCACCACTGCGGAGTCAGGCCAGGCCAGCCCGGTCGCGAACTCGGCGCCGCCGCCGCCCGAGGTGGGCAGCCTTCTAGAGCCCTCGGAGGAGCAGGCAGACTCGACGGACTCCGCAGACCCCTCCGCCGAGGCCGACGAGGAGTCCACCGACCCGCCCGCCGACCTCGAGCCGAACCCGAACCTCGAACGCACCGCGAGCTGCGACTTCGTCAGCGACGAGCTCATCCAGGAGCTGGGCATGTCCGGGCAGGCGAGCTATCGAGACGGGAAGGAAGGCCGAGGCGACTGCATCCTCATCGACATGGCCTCGGACTTCGAGAACGGCATCGCCGTCTCCGTCGATCCCTATCGCGGCATCGACGAGTGGACGCTGGACGGGCTCATCGAGGCCTCCTCCACCGAGATCGAGGGCAGGTCCGCCCGGCTGGCCCGTACCTCGGAGTCAATGTGTGCCATGGACATCGTGGTGACCGAGGACTCCAGCATTCGCGTCCTCGTCATGCACGGCGACGTCGACCGGGCGTGCGAGCTGGTGCCGACGGCGGCGGGTCATGTGGTGCGTGCCGTGCCCGCCGAGGCGTTCGGCTGAGCCGGGGGGCGGACCGCGAGGTCGGTGCGGGCGGCCCCCGCCCGACATCGGCCATCCCGGTCGGCCCGGCCGCGCCGGTCCCGCGCTCGGCGCCGCGCGGTCGGGGCGGGCGTCCCCGAGAGTCCCGCGCCGGCGCCCGCGTCCCGTGCCGATGACGACCAGCGACCGATCAGGCCGCCATCCCCAGCTCGCGAGCGATCAGCATCCGCTGCACCTCGGAGGTGCCCTCGCCGATCTCCAGGATCTTCGCGTCCCGGTAGAACCGACCGACCGGCGTCTCGTTCATGAAGCCGTACCCCCCGAAGATCTGGGTCGCCTCCCTGGCGTTGTCCATCGCCGCGTTGGAGCTGACCAGCTTCGCGACGGCCGCCTCCTTCTTGAACGGCTCGCCACGCAGCATCCGCGATGCCGCGTGGTAATACGCCAGCCGCGCGGTGTGCGCCCGGACCTCCATGTCGGCGATCTTGAACTGGATCGCCTGGTAGGAGCCGATGGTCCTGCCGAAGGCCTCCCGCTCGGCCGCGTACCGCAGGCTCTCGTCCACACAGCCCTGGGCGAGTCCGACCCCGAGCGCGGCGATGGCGATCCGCCCCTCGTCCAGAATGCGCAGGAACTGCGCATAGCCCCGACCCCGCTCGCCGACGAGGTTCTCGGCGGGGACTCGGACGTCGGTGAAGGACAGCTCGTGAGTGTCCGAGGCGTTCCACCCCACCTTCGAGTACTTGCCAGCGACCGTGAAGCCGGGCGTCCCCGAGGGCACCGCGATCGCGGAGATCTCCTTGCGCCCGTCCTCTCGCCTGCCGGTGACCGCGGTGACGGTGACCAGGGAGGTGATGTCGGTGCCGGAGTTGGTGATGAAGGACTTGCTCCCGTTGATCACCCACTCCTCGCCGTCGAGCCGGGCGGTGGTCCTGGTCGCCCCCGCATCGGACCCGCCGTCGGCCTCGGTGAGTCCGAAGGCGGCCAGCCTGCGACCCGCGCACAGCTCGGGCAGCCAGCGCCTGCGCTGCTCCTCGGAGCCGAAGCGGTAGATCGGCATCGCCCCGAGCGACACCCCGGCCTCCAGGGTGATCGCCACCGAGGAGTCCACCCTGGCCAGCTCCTCCAAGGCCAGGCAGAGCGCGAAGTAGTCACCGCCCATCCCGCCGTAGGCCTCCGGGAACGGCAGGCCGAACAGGCCCATGTCCGCCATGCCCGCCACGATCGGGTAGGGGAACTCCTCTCGCTCGTAGTAGCCGCCGATCACCGGCGCCACCTCCGCGCGGGCGAACTCGGCCACCGTGGACCGCAGTGCCACGTACTCCTCGTCGAGCCGGTGATCGAGCATCGGGTCACTCCTTCTCATGCGGATTCCCGGCCGGGCTCGGCCGGGGTCACGACGGCGAGCGCCTCGTCGACGGCGACCTGCACTCCGGGACGGACCCGCAGGTCGTGGACCCGCCCCTCGACCGGGGCGACGACGGTGTGCTCCATCTTCATGGCCTCCACGATCAGCAGCGGCTGACCGATCCGGACCTCCTCGCCCTCGGCGACCGCGACCGACAGCACCGTGCCCGGCATGGGGCTGCGCACGACCGGATCGCCTGCCGCCGAGGAGCCCGCCGACGACAGCGCCAGCGGCGTGCGCTCGATCAGCGCCCAGGCCCGGCCGTCGCGCCCCAGCCAGCAGGTCTGCCCGCTGCGCGCCCGCCGGTATCGCAGGATGCGACCGTCGTACTCGACGACCAGCTCCTCGCCGTCCAGCCGCGCGGCGGCAGGCCGCTCCGGGACGTTCGAGCGCTCGGCGTCCCGACGGTTCGAGCCGCCGAAGCCCTCGGCCTCGCCGGAGCCCACCCGGACGCGGGCGGCGGCGGCAGGGCCGCGCACCGTCACCTCGACCTCCTCGCCGCCGACCGGACCGATCCACCAGCGCCGTGCCACGTGCTCCCCGGTCCGCCAGCCGTCCGGGATCTCCCAGGGATCGACGATCCCGCCTGCGGGCTCCGCCGCGAGCTGCCGTTCCAGCGCGGCCGCCACCAGCACCTCGTCCGGCGGACGACACTCGACCAGCTCGGGGGCGACCCGCTCCACCAGCCCCGTGTCCAGCACGCCCTCCCGCACCTCGGGCCTGCCCAGCAGAGCCCGCAGGAAGGCCACGTTGGTGGTGACCCCGAGGACGCCGGTCCGGCCGAGCGCGCCGTCGAGCCTGCGCAGGGCCGTGGCACGGTCCGGTCCCCAGGCGATCACCTTCGCGAGCATCGGGTCGTAGTCCCCGCCGACCTCGACGCCGGACCGCAACCCGGAGTCCACCCGCACGCCTGCCCCGCTCGGCTCGACGAGATCGAGCACCCGTCCGCCGGTCGGGAGGAACCCCCGGTCCGGGTCCTCGGCGTAGATCCGGGCCTCCACCGAGTGACCGCCGGGGCCGCCCGTCGCCAGATCGGGATCGATTCGCTCGCCCGCCGCCACCCTGAGCTGCCACTCGACCAGGTCCACGCCGGTGACCGCCTCGGTGACCGGATGCTCCACCTGAAGCCGGGTGTTCATCTCCAGGAAGCTGCGACCGCGCCCCTCGACGTCGGTGATGAACTCCACCGTGCCTGTGCCCACGTAGTCGCAGGCCTCGGCGACGGCGACCGCATCGGCCAGGAACTCCCGGCGACCGGCCTCGTCGAGCAGCGCCGACGGCGCCTCCTCGATGATCTTCTGATGCCTGCGCTGGAGGCTGCACTCCCGCTCGCCCAGCGCCAGCACGGTGCCGTGCCGGTCGGCGAGCACCTGAACCTCGAGGTGTCTCGGGCGCTCGATATAGCGCTCCACGAGCAGCGTGTCGTCGCCGAAGGCCGCCGCGGCCTCCCGCCGCGCACCCCGGACGGCCTCCCGCAGCCCGGCAGCCGCGACGACCAGTCGCATCCCCTTGCCGCCGCCGCCCGCCGACGGCTTGAGCAGGACAGGAAAGCCCAGCTCGTGGACGGCATCGATCAGGTCGTCGTCGGACAGGCCCGCCTCGGTGCGACCGGCCACCACCGGCACCCCGGCCGAGGCGACGGCCTGCTTGGCCCGGATCTTGTCGCCCATCAGCTCGATCACCTCGGGCGACGGCCCGATGAAGACCAGACCCGCCGCAGCGCAGGCCCGCGCGAAGTCGGCGTTCTCGGCGAGGAAGCCGTAACCGGGATGCACGGCCTGTGCGCCGGCGCGAACGGCCGCCTCCACGACCGCCTCGATGTGGAGATAGCTCTCCGCTGCGGAGGCGGGCCCCAGCCGCAGCGCGAGATCCACCGCGCCGACGTGCCGTGCCTGCACGTCGGCATCGCTGTAGACGCCGATAGAGAAGATGCCCAGCTCGGTGAGCGTGCGGGCCACCCGCACGGCGATCTCACCCCGGTTGGCGATCAGCACGGACTCGAACACGTGGGTCTCCTCCTGTCCTGGGCGGCCGGTTCCCGGCGGTCACGGCCGAGGCCGCCTGCATGGTGGTCGGCCGCCGCCTGCAGCGGCGGTCACACCGTCGCCGCCCGCAGGCAGACTCGCCCGCAGGCACCGGTTCCGTCACATCCGGAAGACGCCGTAGTTCACCGGCTCCAGCGGGGCATTCGCCGCCGCGGAGACGGCCAGGCCGAGCACGGTGCGCGTGTCGGCCGGGTCGATCACGCCGTCGTCCCACAACCGGGCGGTCGCGTAGTAGGGATCGCCCTGTTCCTCGTACTGCGAGCGGATCGGAGCCTTGAAGGACTCCTCGTCCTCGGCCGACCAGTCCTCGCCTCGGGCCGCCAGCTGGTCTCGGCGGACGGTGGCCAGGACCGAGGCCGCCTGCTCGCCGCCCATCACCGAGATCCGGGCGTTGGGCCACATCCACAGGAATCGGGGCGAGAAGGCTCGACCGCACATGCTGTAGTTGCCCGCGCCGAACGAGCCGCCGATGACGACCGTGAACTTGGGGACCCGCGCGCACGCGACGGCGGTGACCATCTTCGCGCCGTGCTTGGCGATGCCGCCCGCCTCGTACTCCCTGCCGACCATGAAACCGCTGATGTTCTGGAGGAAGACCAGCGGCACGGACCGTCGATCGCACAGCTCGATGAAGTGCGCGCCCTTCAAGGCCGACTCGCCGAAGAGGATGCCGTTGTTGGCCACCACCCCGACCGGATGGCCGTGGATGCGGGCGAACCCCGTCACCAGCGTCGGCCCGTAGTCGCGCTTGAACTCGGCGAACCGGCTGCCGTCCACGATCCTGGCGATCACCTCGCGGACGTCGTAGGGCGTCCGCGAGTCGACGGGCACCGCCCCGTACAGCTCCGCGGGGTCGACGGCAGGCTCCTCGACGGCCGTCGTCTCCCAGGGACGGGGCGTCCTCGGCCCGAGGGTGGACACGATCGAGCGCAGGATGCGCAGCGCGTGGGCGTCGTCCTCGGCGAGGTGATCGGTGACCCCGGAGACCCGAGAGTGGAGGTCGCCGCCGCCCAGCTCCTCCGAAGTGACCACCTCGCCGGTGGCGGCCTTCACCAGCGGCGGTCCGCCGAGGAAGATGGTGCCCTGGCCTCGGACGATCACGTTCTCATCGCTCATCGCGGGCACGTAGGCGCCGCCCGCCGTGCAGGAGCCCAGCACGGCGGAGAGCTGCGGAATGCCCTGGGCGGACATCGTCGCCTGGTTGTAGAAGATGCGGCCGAAGTGCTCCCGGTCCGGGAAGACCTCGTCCTGTCTCGGCAGAAAGGCACCGCCGGAGTCGACCAGATACACGCAGGGCAGGCGGTTGTGCAGCGCCACCTCCTGCGCGCGCAGGTGCTTCTTGACCGTCATCGGGTAGTAGGTGCCGCCCTTGACCGTGGCGTCGTTGGCGACCACCACGCATTCCCGGCCCTCGATCCGGCCGACGCCCGCGATGAGGCCGGCGCCGGGGGCGTCGTCCTGATACAGGCCCGTCGCGGCCAGCGGCGAGAGCTCCAGGAAGCGGGAGCCGGGGTCGAGCAGCGTGTCGACCCGCTCGCGCGGCAGCAGCTTGCCGCGTTCGAGATGCCGGGCCCTCGCGCGTTCCGGACCGCCCTTCGCCGCTGCGGCCAGCCGACGACTCAGGTCGTCGACCAGCGTCGTGTGCGCTGCGACGTTGCGGTGAAACGCGGCAGCGGTCGGATCGCAGGCGCTGGACAACACCGGTGCGTCCACTCGTTCGCCTCCTCGCATCGGCCCGCAGCGAGCCGAGACGCCGACGGGATGTTAATCATCACTAACCTCCGCCGGATGTTAACGGCCGCTAACTCCCCCCGTCTACTCTGACCCGATGCGGCAGACCCCGGCGGAGGAGCACCCGGCGACGCGACGACGCACCTCGGCTCGGCGTCAGGAGATTCTCGACGCCGCAGCCGAGCTTTTCGCCGCTCGCGGCTACCACGGCGTGTCCATCGAGGATCTCGGGCGCGCGGTCGGGGTCTCCGGTCCGGCGCTCTACCGGCACTTCCGCAACAAGGAGGCGGTGCTCGGCGAGATGCTGCTGGCGGTCAGCGAACGACTGCTGACCGAGGGCGGCGCCCGCGCTGCCCAGGCCGACGGACCGCGCGCGGCCCTAGACGCCCTCATCGCCTGGCACGTCGACTTCGCCCTCGCCCAGCCCGCGCTGATCACCGTCCACGACCGCGAACTCGACAACGTCCCGGAGGCCGAACGCAGGCGGGTGCGCAGGCTGCAACGCCGCTACGTCGAGGAATGGGTCACCGTACTGGCCCGGCTGTCGCCACGGACGGGGCGGGACCGGCTGCTGGCAGCCACTCATGCGACGTTCGGGCTGCTCAACTCGACGCCGCACAGCGCGACGGGCGTCGATCTGCCCACCATGCGCGCCCTGCTCGCCGCGATGGCCCTGGCGGCGCTGGACGCGGCCTGCGCCCCGGCCGGGTGAGCGCCGGTCAGGCGCGGGCTGCCGGGACGTCGGGCGGACGATTCGACACACCTCGACGGGTACTGCGTCGACGCCCGCCGAGCACCACACCGTCCGAGCGCGACACGGCCTGAGCGCGACACGGCCGGGCTCCGCCGCCGGACGCGACACGGCAGGCGGTACGACGGACGACACGGCGGCGAGACGAGTCGCCACCGATCGGTAGGACGCGTCGCCTGCGACCGGTCCCGGCCGCTGCACCCCGCCGGTTGATCGCCAGCGTCCCCGCACCCCGAATCCGCACGCGGCGGCCAGGATTCCTCACCCGTCGAACACCCTCGCGAAGATCACCGGATCGAGCCAAAGACGCAACCCTTCCGGGTGGACTTGCCGAACAGGACTGCCGATTTGATCCCCGCCGGGTCGATCATGCCCCGAGAACGTGTGGTGCCCGGTGGCGGGACTGCGGCTGCCTCGCAGGCCAGGCCGACTCCTCCCCGCCCGGCACCGGCGACTGCCAACTCCATGCGGACTCCAGGAGCCCGCATCCCCGTCTGAGTCGTCGGCCGACGCGATCCGGCAGACCGCACGACTCCCGCACGACATCAAGGAGACAGTCACCTTGCCTTCCAAGACCTCGCGCACGCTGCAAGCCGCAGTGATGGCCGCAGGCTTCGCCGCGATGGGCGCGGGCGCCGCCATGGCCACGGAGTCCGACAGCCGAACCGCCATGCCGGACGTGCCCAAGGACATCGGCGCCGAGCTGCCCCTGCACAGCTGCCAGGCGTTCGCCTACCAGCACACGGGCAGCGAGATCGTGCCCTGCGCGGACGTCACCGCCAAGGTGGGCGTCCGCAACGTGCTGGTGCAGCCCGCCTACACCCTGGAGGGAACCGCGCTGGCCCTGGCGGACCAGTTCGTCACGCCCGGCCCGCTCCTGGACGTCCATCGCGTCAACCGACTCAGCAGCGCGCTGGGTCACGAGGTGGACGAGATCACCGCCCTCCAGACCACCCGCCCGGACATCTCGCTGGACGTCGCCCCGAACAACACCGGCGTGCTGGACGAGAACACCTCGGGATCGCTGCTGCAGACCAGGGTCTGGGAGCGCCCCGAGAACCACTCGGGCTTCTCCGCGGCGGACACCGCCCTGGAGATCAACGCCGTTCGCGGCTACACCATCGGGCAGCCGGTCGACCCGAACGGGATCACCAGGCCGGTCACCGGCGCGGTGAGCCAGACGCCGATCAACTCGGCGCCGACGCTGCCGAAGACGTCCGAGCTGCCGCTCGTGGGGCCGATGGCCGACCAGACGCTCACCCAGGTCACCTCCGACCTCGGCTCGGCCCGGCAGGCAGACCCGCTCGGCGAGGTCACCGACAAGGTCGGCGCGCTGACCAGCGATCTGCAGCTGGGGAGCGACAACCCCCTCGGCGGCCTGACCGCGCAGCCCCCGGCGCCTGCCGCCCCGGCGGACGGTGCCCCGCGCGAGCAGACCGGCGGCCTCGGCAACCTCGGCATCGCGACCCCGGTCGGCGCCCTCACTGACAAGCTCCTCGCGCCTGCCCTCGCGGAGCAGCCCCCCGCCGCGCCCGCAGCGGAACCCGCGCGCAGTCCGCAGGCCGCCGACCCGGTGAGCGACCTGCTCGGGCAGGCAGGCATCGATCCGGCGGGCCTGCTCGGTGGACTCGCGCCCGCACCCGCACCCGCGCCGCCCGCGCCCGCAGGCGGGCCGGTCGCCGACGCGGTCCAGGGCGTCACCGACAGCGCCCGTGCGCTGTCGGTGAACGAGACCCTCACCGAGGCGAAGCTGGACCCGACCGCCCTGCTCGGCGGACTGGCGGGCGAGCAGGGCCCGACCACGCTGCCCGCGCCTGCCGACCGGCCGGTCACCGACGCGGTGCGCGGTGTCGCAGACGAGGCGCGCGCCCTTCCGCTCACCGGCGCGCTGGAGCAGGCAGGCACGCTCGTCAGCACGAACCCGATCGGCGGTCTGGTGGGCGACATGAACGCCCCGCAGCAGAACCAGGCGGCACCGGCTGCCGCCCCGGAGCCCACCGTCGTGCACCACGTCCGCGACAAGAACAAGGAGCCCGAGATCAACGCGCTGCGCGGCACCGGGCTGGGCGAGCTGTTCGGTGGCGAGCTGACGCTGCCCGCCAAGACCCAGGAGCCCCAGGAGCCCCAGGTGCAGCCCCTGCCCGCACCTGCGCCCAAGGCCCCGGCGGCCGCCGCCCCGCTCGGCGGACTCACCCAGACGATCACCGGCACGCTGCCCATCTGATCGATCTCGGTCCGGGTATCGTCGGCTCATCACGACCCGCACGCCGCCGGTTCACTCGAATACGGCGGGCTGCGGGGCACACATCCTCATATCACCAAGGCAGGGGTACACCATTTCGGTGTACCCCTGCCTTGGTTTCCCTTTTCCTTTTCCGGCTGATCCACCACGACCCGTCCCCATAGCCAGGGGACTGGCCGACCGCAAAGCGATTCAAAGCTGATTCACTCTATGAGGTGTAAATGGGCTTACAGGCCCGCAGACGGTCAATATCGGGAGGTTGATGGGGCAGAATGCTCATTGCACTTACCGCCGGACATCGCTCTCGGAAAGTGTTTCTTGTCAAAGATGCAACGACGGAAGGCACACACCGTGCGTACCTCTACCCGCCTCGCAGGCGCCACCGCCGCAGCCGCACTGGGCGCGCTGGCCTTCGGTGGTCCCGCGTTCGCCGACTCGATCGACAACGACGGCGTCAACGCGATCAACGACAACCAGATCAGCGCCGTTCCGGTGCAGCTCTGCGGCAACAACGTCGCCGCCGTCATCGGCGTCATCATCCCGGTGCTCTCGCCCCAGATCAACGACTGCACCAACGCGCCGCAGATCGACGACCTCTTCAACGAGACCTTCATCGTCGACTGAGAGTCGCAGGCATCACCTTGCGGTGTGGGCGGGCGGCTCGCCGATCTCGGCTGACCCCGACTCCGCACCGATCACAATCTGAGACAACCGCTCCACCGAGTGGCGACGGCTGAGAAGCACTCGACTCGCCGTCTGACGCTCACCAGTCACACCACCGGTCCGCAGCCGGGCGGCCAATCACTGCCGGGCTGCGGACCACCTCCCCCTCACCGCCTTAGAAAGGTGTCACCTATGCGTACCTCCGCACGCGTCCTGACCGCCGCCGCAGGCGCCACCCTCGGCGCGATGATGCTGGGTGCGCCCGCGTTCGCCGACACCGTCGACAGCGACGGCGTCAACGCGGTCAACGACAACCAGATCAGCGCCGTGCCGATCCAGGCCTGTGGCAACAACGTCGCCGCCGTCATCGGCGTCATCGTCCCGGTGCTCTCGCCCCAGATCAGCGACTGCACCAACGCGCCGCAGACCGACGACCTCTTCAACAAGCTCGTCCTCAAGGACTGAGTGTCGTCTCGATGAATTGGCGGGAGTGCGTCGCTTTCTCGACGCACTCCCGCTCGGCCAGGTAGCCCCTGACCAGCACATCTTCACGTGACCAACTCCGGACACCGGCACCGCGTGCATCCAGCCGCGTGCGCCGACCGCCCTTCACCCTCTGGTTTTCGAAAGGTGCACACCATGCGTACTTCCGCACGGATCGTCAGCGCAGCGGCTGGCGCCGCCCTCGGTGTCCTGTCGCTCGGCAGCGGGGCCGCGTTCGCCGACACCGTCGACAGCGACGGCGTCAATGCGATCAACGACAACCAGATCAGCGCCGTTCCGGTGTCGCTCTGCGGCAACAACGTCGCCGCCGTCATCGGCGTCATCATCCCGGTGCTCTCGCCCCAGATCAACGACTGCACCAACGCGCCGCAGACCGACGACATCGGCAACACGACCGTGCTCGTCGACGACCACGGCAAGAAGCACCACCACGGCCACCACGGCCACGCGGGCAAGGGTGCGCCGCACGCCGGTCGCTGAGAGCCCGTCTCTGGTCCCGATCCCTCGTGAGCGGGGAGCAGCGTGGACGAGCTGCCAGGCCGACGACGCCGCAGCTCGCCACGCCTGC
The Actinoalloteichus fjordicus DNA segment above includes these coding regions:
- a CDS encoding ATP-binding protein, which produces MFESVLIANRGEIAVRVARTLTELGIFSIGVYSDADVQARHVGAVDLALRLGPASAAESYLHIEAVVEAAVRAGAQAVHPGYGFLAENADFARACAAAGLVFIGPSPEVIELMGDKIRAKQAVASAGVPVVAGRTEAGLSDDDLIDAVHELGFPVLLKPSAGGGGKGMRLVVAAAGLREAVRGARREAAAAFGDDTLLVERYIERPRHLEVQVLADRHGTVLALGERECSLQRRHQKIIEEAPSALLDEAGRREFLADAVAVAEACDYVGTGTVEFITDVEGRGRSFLEMNTRLQVEHPVTEAVTGVDLVEWQLRVAAGERIDPDLATGGPGGHSVEARIYAEDPDRGFLPTGGRVLDLVEPSGAGVRVDSGLRSGVEVGGDYDPMLAKVIAWGPDRATALRRLDGALGRTGVLGVTTNVAFLRALLGRPEVREGVLDTGLVERVAPELVECRPPDEVLVAAALERQLAAEPAGGIVDPWEIPDGWRTGEHVARRWWIGPVGGEEVEVTVRGPAAAARVRVGSGEAEGFGGSNRRDAERSNVPERPAAARLDGEELVVEYDGRILRYRRARSGQTCWLGRDGRAWALIERTPLALSSAGSSAAGDPVVRSPMPGTVLSVAVAEGEEVRIGQPLLIVEAMKMEHTVVAPVEGRVHDLRVRPGVQVAVDEALAVVTPAEPGRESA
- a CDS encoding carboxyl transferase domain-containing protein, translated to MDAPVLSSACDPTAAAFHRNVAAHTTLVDDLSRRLAAAAKGGPERARARHLERGKLLPRERVDTLLDPGSRFLELSPLAATGLYQDDAPGAGLIAGVGRIEGRECVVVANDATVKGGTYYPMTVKKHLRAQEVALHNRLPCVYLVDSGGAFLPRQDEVFPDREHFGRIFYNQATMSAQGIPQLSAVLGSCTAGGAYVPAMSDENVIVRGQGTIFLGGPPLVKAATGEVVTSEELGGGDLHSRVSGVTDHLAEDDAHALRILRSIVSTLGPRTPRPWETTAVEEPAVDPAELYGAVPVDSRTPYDVREVIARIVDGSRFAEFKRDYGPTLVTGFARIHGHPVGVVANNGILFGESALKGAHFIELCDRRSVPLVFLQNISGFMVGREYEAGGIAKHGAKMVTAVACARVPKFTVVIGGSFGAGNYSMCGRAFSPRFLWMWPNARISVMGGEQAASVLATVRRDQLAARGEDWSAEDEESFKAPIRSQYEEQGDPYYATARLWDDGVIDPADTRTVLGLAVSAAANAPLEPVNYGVFRM
- a CDS encoding SACE_7040 family transcriptional regulator, which encodes MRQTPAEEHPATRRRTSARRQEILDAAAELFAARGYHGVSIEDLGRAVGVSGPALYRHFRNKEAVLGEMLLAVSERLLTEGGARAAQADGPRAALDALIAWHVDFALAQPALITVHDRELDNVPEAERRRVRRLQRRYVEEWVTVLARLSPRTGRDRLLAATHATFGLLNSTPHSATGVDLPTMRALLAAMALAALDAACAPAG